Proteins encoded within one genomic window of Augochlora pura isolate Apur16 chromosome 11, APUR_v2.2.1, whole genome shotgun sequence:
- the Bbip1 gene encoding BBSome interacting protein 1, translating to MSETVDTAAEKIDVVLPRQGLLFQEENLDYILCKPKLMPLKSITLEKLESMQRDAELKIREATEGENRAENNE from the coding sequence ATGTCAGAAACAGTAGATACTGCTGCAGAGAAAATTGATGTTGTCCTTCCGAGGCAAGGCTTACTGTTCCAAGAAGAAAATCTAGATTACATACTGTGCAAGCCCAAGTTGATGCCATTGAAATCGATCACATTGGAAAAGCTAGAAAGCATGCAAAGAGATGCAGAGCTGAAGATCAGAGAGGCTACAGAAGGAGAGAACAGAGCAGAGAACAATGAATAG
- the LOC144476749 gene encoding LMBR1 domain-containing protein 2 homolog isoform X1, whose amino-acid sequence MILGAFLIEIVVAFCLAATLLYKYGNIFRHHIFVTISVLVAWYFSLLIIFILPVDVSYTVYRQCIEQNTTRATSDSITSLPFHACREPWPTVPKNVFPNLWRIVYWTSQCLTWLILPLMQSYIKAGDFTVQGKLKSALIDNAIYYGSYLFICGILLIYIALKPGLDLDGQKLKAIASSASNTWGLFLLVLLLGYALVEVPRGLWNASKPGYTLNYSYFKVAKLSLDKCEAEETVDDILESLQAATVSIGPGHPFHCNLETIFQKIPAELKDRMNRRQLPDDTPTDTPSEKSLIRLHRQTIKSLQTLQRIETQWGILVNKIIDLEDIAKNQESHDKRFKPTFPAHRSFPLRVFYNPVIEWYWKCVVKSYVQKIAAIIAGCLSAAVVWSEVTFFNKSPVLSLFAQFVKLAKENYDYFTIELLSTLIIAYLCYCAYSTVLKIRVLNLYYLAPHHQTNEYSLIFSGMMLCRLTPPMCLNFLGLIHMDSHIIKTHILETYYTQVMGHMDVISIISDGFNVYFPMAILAFCLATYFSVGSRLLSMLGFQQFLDDDEFTTDLVEEGRELIKRERRKRQRAEDSMCRRREFQERFSGSATSSRYRASRQSTDTGIQLRPLKRDESVESARAGLLHDFDPADYYIGMTSGVQGYGANNSYDRDYQVDDFYEERVDNARAFTTNTNRVGPPPRGLFDDI is encoded by the exons ATGATTCTCGGAGCATTCCTGATAGAAATTGTGGTAGCATTTTGCCTTGCTGCAACTTTGTTATacaaatatggaaatatttttcgacatCACATCTTTGTTACAATCTCTGTGCTAGTAGCATGGTACTTTTCCCTGctgataatattcatattgcCTGTAGATGTTTCATAT ACTGTTTACAGACAGTGCATTGAACAGAATACGACTAGAGCAACTAGTGATAGCATAACATCACTACCATTTCATGCCTGCAGAGAACCCTGGCCTACTGTTccaaaaaatgtatttccaaATTTATGGAGAATTGTATATTGGACGTCGCAGTGCTTAACATGGTTGATATTACCACTTATGCAATCATACATAAAGGCAGGGGATTTCACTGTTCAAGGGAAACTGAAGTCTGCTTTGATAGATAATGCTATATATTATGGAAGCTACTTGTTCATATGTGGCATTCTTCTAATATATATAGCATTGAAACCTGGTTTAGATCTTGATGG gCAAAAGCTGAAGGCCATAGCTTCATCCGCATCTAACACATGGGGCTTATTTTTGTTGGTATTGCTTCTCGGATATGCGCTCGTAGAAGTTCCTCGCGGTTTATGGAACGCTAGTAAACCGGGTTATACTTTAAATTATAGCTACTTTAAGGTTGCTAAACTAAGTTTAGACAAATGTGAAGCAGAAGAAACGGTGGATGATATACTAGAG TCTCTGCAAGCTGCTACGGTATCTATTGGGCCAGGACATCCGTTTCATTGCAATTTGGAAACGATCTTCCAAAAGATTCCTGCAGAATTAAAAGATAGAATGAACAGGAGGCAACTGCCTGATGACACACCAACGGACACGCCGTCTGAGAAATCTTTGATTCGTTTACATAGACAA ACTATAAAATCGTTACAAACTTTGCAACGTATAGAAACGCAATGGGGAATTTTGGTCAATAAGATAATAGATTTAGAAGATATAGCAAAAAATCAAGAGAGCCACGACAAAAGATTCAAGCCGACTTTCCCGGCGCATCGTTCATTTCCGCTTCGTGTCTTTTACAATCCCGTTATTG agTGGTACTGGAAATGTGTCGTAAAGAGTTACGTCCAGAAAATTGCAGCTATTATTGCTGGTTGCCTTTCGGCAGCTGTTGTATGGTCAGaagtaacatttttcaacaaatCTCCAGTGCTGTCGTTGTTTGCTCAATTCGTGAAATTAGCTAAGGAGaattacgattattttacGATCGAG TTATTGTCTACGCTCATAATCGCATACCTCTGTTACTGTGCTTATTCTACGGTTCTAAAAATTCGTGTCTTGAATTTGTACTATCTGGCGCCGCATCATCAAACAAACGAGTACAGTTTAATATTCAGCGGCATGATGTTGTGTCGATTGACACCGCCGATGTGCTTGAATTTTTTGGGTCTCATCCACATGGATTCGCACATTATTAAGACCCATATATTGGAAACTTATTACACGCAA GTGATGGGCCACATGGACGTTATTTCCATTATCTCGGATGGTTTTAACGTGTACTTTCCAATGGCGATTTTAGCATTTTGCTTAGCAACGTATTTTAGCGTAGGAAGCAGATTACTGTCGATGTTGGGTTTCCAGCAGTTTCTGGATGACGACGAGTTCACGACGGATCTCGTCGAGGAAGGtcgagaattaataaaacgag AGAGACGCAAACGACAAAGAGCCGAGGACTCGATGTGCAGAAGACGCGAGTTCCAAGAAAGATTCAGCGGTTCTGCAACCTCGTCTCGTTACAGAGCGTCGCGTCAGAGCACTGACACAGGTATACAAT TGAGACCCTTGAAACGAGACGAATCAGTGGAGTCTGCGAGGGCTGGACTATTGCATGATTTCGATCCAGCCGATTACTATATCGGCATGACGTCCGGCGTGCAAGGTTACGGTGCAAATAATAGTTACGATAGAGACTATCAGGTAGACGATTTTTACGAGGAGCGTGTAGACAATGCAAGAGCATTTACCACGAATACGAACCGTGTAGGACCCCCGCCGAGGGGATTGTTCGacgacatttaa
- the LOC144476749 gene encoding LMBR1 domain-containing protein 2 homolog isoform X2 — MILGAFLIEIVVAFCLAATLLYKYGNIFRHHIFVTISVLVAWYFSLLIIFILPVDVSYTVYRQCIEQNTTRATSDSITSLPFHACREPWPTVPKNVFPNLWRIVYWTSQCLTWLILPLMQSYIKAGDFTVQGKLKSALIDNAIYYGSYLFICGILLIYIALKPGLDLDGQKLKAIASSASNTWGLFLLVLLLGYALVEVPRGLWNASKPGYTLNYSYFKVAKLSLDKCEAEETVDDILESLQAATVSIGPGHPFHCNLETIFQKIPAELKDRMNRRQLPDDTPTDTPSEKSLIRLHRQTIKSLQTLQRIETQWGILVNKIIDLEDIAKNQESHDKRFKPTFPAHRSFPLRVFYNPVIEWYWKCVVKSYVQKIAAIIAGCLSAAVVWSEVTFFNKSPVLSLFAQFVKLAKENYDYFTIELLSTLIIAYLCYCAYSTVLKIRVLNLYYLAPHHQTNEYSLIFSGMMLCRLTPPMCLNFLGLIHMDSHIIKTHILETYYTQVMGHMDVISIISDGFNVYFPMAILAFCLATYFSVGSRLLSMLGFQQFLDDDEFTTDLVEEGRELIKRERRKRQRAEDSMCRRREFQERFSGSATSSRYRASRQSTDTVRPLKRDESVESARAGLLHDFDPADYYIGMTSGVQGYGANNSYDRDYQVDDFYEERVDNARAFTTNTNRVGPPPRGLFDDI, encoded by the exons ATGATTCTCGGAGCATTCCTGATAGAAATTGTGGTAGCATTTTGCCTTGCTGCAACTTTGTTATacaaatatggaaatatttttcgacatCACATCTTTGTTACAATCTCTGTGCTAGTAGCATGGTACTTTTCCCTGctgataatattcatattgcCTGTAGATGTTTCATAT ACTGTTTACAGACAGTGCATTGAACAGAATACGACTAGAGCAACTAGTGATAGCATAACATCACTACCATTTCATGCCTGCAGAGAACCCTGGCCTACTGTTccaaaaaatgtatttccaaATTTATGGAGAATTGTATATTGGACGTCGCAGTGCTTAACATGGTTGATATTACCACTTATGCAATCATACATAAAGGCAGGGGATTTCACTGTTCAAGGGAAACTGAAGTCTGCTTTGATAGATAATGCTATATATTATGGAAGCTACTTGTTCATATGTGGCATTCTTCTAATATATATAGCATTGAAACCTGGTTTAGATCTTGATGG gCAAAAGCTGAAGGCCATAGCTTCATCCGCATCTAACACATGGGGCTTATTTTTGTTGGTATTGCTTCTCGGATATGCGCTCGTAGAAGTTCCTCGCGGTTTATGGAACGCTAGTAAACCGGGTTATACTTTAAATTATAGCTACTTTAAGGTTGCTAAACTAAGTTTAGACAAATGTGAAGCAGAAGAAACGGTGGATGATATACTAGAG TCTCTGCAAGCTGCTACGGTATCTATTGGGCCAGGACATCCGTTTCATTGCAATTTGGAAACGATCTTCCAAAAGATTCCTGCAGAATTAAAAGATAGAATGAACAGGAGGCAACTGCCTGATGACACACCAACGGACACGCCGTCTGAGAAATCTTTGATTCGTTTACATAGACAA ACTATAAAATCGTTACAAACTTTGCAACGTATAGAAACGCAATGGGGAATTTTGGTCAATAAGATAATAGATTTAGAAGATATAGCAAAAAATCAAGAGAGCCACGACAAAAGATTCAAGCCGACTTTCCCGGCGCATCGTTCATTTCCGCTTCGTGTCTTTTACAATCCCGTTATTG agTGGTACTGGAAATGTGTCGTAAAGAGTTACGTCCAGAAAATTGCAGCTATTATTGCTGGTTGCCTTTCGGCAGCTGTTGTATGGTCAGaagtaacatttttcaacaaatCTCCAGTGCTGTCGTTGTTTGCTCAATTCGTGAAATTAGCTAAGGAGaattacgattattttacGATCGAG TTATTGTCTACGCTCATAATCGCATACCTCTGTTACTGTGCTTATTCTACGGTTCTAAAAATTCGTGTCTTGAATTTGTACTATCTGGCGCCGCATCATCAAACAAACGAGTACAGTTTAATATTCAGCGGCATGATGTTGTGTCGATTGACACCGCCGATGTGCTTGAATTTTTTGGGTCTCATCCACATGGATTCGCACATTATTAAGACCCATATATTGGAAACTTATTACACGCAA GTGATGGGCCACATGGACGTTATTTCCATTATCTCGGATGGTTTTAACGTGTACTTTCCAATGGCGATTTTAGCATTTTGCTTAGCAACGTATTTTAGCGTAGGAAGCAGATTACTGTCGATGTTGGGTTTCCAGCAGTTTCTGGATGACGACGAGTTCACGACGGATCTCGTCGAGGAAGGtcgagaattaataaaacgag AGAGACGCAAACGACAAAGAGCCGAGGACTCGATGTGCAGAAGACGCGAGTTCCAAGAAAGATTCAGCGGTTCTGCAACCTCGTCTCGTTACAGAGCGTCGCGTCAGAGCACTGACACAG TGAGACCCTTGAAACGAGACGAATCAGTGGAGTCTGCGAGGGCTGGACTATTGCATGATTTCGATCCAGCCGATTACTATATCGGCATGACGTCCGGCGTGCAAGGTTACGGTGCAAATAATAGTTACGATAGAGACTATCAGGTAGACGATTTTTACGAGGAGCGTGTAGACAATGCAAGAGCATTTACCACGAATACGAACCGTGTAGGACCCCCGCCGAGGGGATTGTTCGacgacatttaa